From one Lolium rigidum isolate FL_2022 chromosome 4, APGP_CSIRO_Lrig_0.1, whole genome shotgun sequence genomic stretch:
- the LOC124646614 gene encoding auxin-responsive protein IAA16-like isoform X2 codes for MAWNGSGDDESGLELSLGLPGYFSGSQGQAGSKEERNRGATGAKDRTNGSKTRTLAAAAPVVGWPPVRSFRRNLASSSASKRPPADPRNGADDKAGYKGLFVKVNMDGVPIGRKVDLKAQCDYGNLSVAVDRLFRDLLAAQRNQRSCAEGNQPSITGLLDGSGEYTLVYEDDEGDQMLVGDVPWDMFIATAKRLRVLRSSDLNAPSLRAALSRKRGAADQC; via the exons atgGCTTGGAATGGTTCCGGCGACGACGAGAGTGGGCTCGAGCTGAGCCTCGGCTTGCCTGGGTACTTCTCCGGATCACAAGGCCAAGCAG GTTCCAAGGAGGAGAGGAACCGTGGTGCTACTGGGGCAAAGGATAGAACCAACGGCTCAAAGACAAG AACGCTAGCGGCCGCGGCTCCGGTGGTGGGGTGGCCTCCGGTGCGCTCGTTCCGGCGGAacctggcctcctcctcggcgtccaAGCGGCCGCCCGCCGACCCACGCAACGGCGCCGACGACAAGGCCGGCTACAAGGGCCTGTTCGTGAAGGTGAACATGGACGGCGTCCCCATCGGCCGCAAGGTGGACCTGAAGGCGCAGTGCGACTACGGCAACCTCTCCGTCGCCGTCGACCGCCTCTTCCGGGACCTCCTCGCCG CTCAACGGAACCAGAGGTCCTGCGCGGAGGGGAACCAGCCGTCGATCACCGGACTGCTGGACGGCAGCGGCGAGTACACACTGGTGTACGAGGACGACGAGGGCGACCAGATGCTGGTCGGCGATGTCCCGTGGGA CATGTTCATCGCCACGGCGAAGAGGCTGCGCGTGCTGCGGAGCTCGGATCTGAACGCGCCCTCG CTACGAGCGGCGCTGAGCCGGAAGAGGGGAGCAGCTGATCAGTGCTGA
- the LOC124646614 gene encoding auxin-responsive protein IAA16-like isoform X3, producing MAWNGSGDDESGLELSLGLPGYFSGSQGSKEERNRGATGAKDRTNGSKTSRTLAAAAPVVGWPPVRSFRRNLASSSASKRPPADPRNGADDKAGYKGLFVKVNMDGVPIGRKVDLKAQCDYGNLSVAVDRLFRDLLAAQRNQRSCAEGNQPSITGLLDGSGEYTLVYEDDEGDQMLVGDVPWDMFIATAKRLRVLRSSDLNAPSLRAALSRKRGAADQC from the exons atgGCTTGGAATGGTTCCGGCGACGACGAGAGTGGGCTCGAGCTGAGCCTCGGCTTGCCTGGGTACTTCTCCGGATCACAAG GTTCCAAGGAGGAGAGGAACCGTGGTGCTACTGGGGCAAAGGATAGAACCAACGGCTCAAAGACAAG CAGAACGCTAGCGGCCGCGGCTCCGGTGGTGGGGTGGCCTCCGGTGCGCTCGTTCCGGCGGAacctggcctcctcctcggcgtccaAGCGGCCGCCCGCCGACCCACGCAACGGCGCCGACGACAAGGCCGGCTACAAGGGCCTGTTCGTGAAGGTGAACATGGACGGCGTCCCCATCGGCCGCAAGGTGGACCTGAAGGCGCAGTGCGACTACGGCAACCTCTCCGTCGCCGTCGACCGCCTCTTCCGGGACCTCCTCGCCG CTCAACGGAACCAGAGGTCCTGCGCGGAGGGGAACCAGCCGTCGATCACCGGACTGCTGGACGGCAGCGGCGAGTACACACTGGTGTACGAGGACGACGAGGGCGACCAGATGCTGGTCGGCGATGTCCCGTGGGA CATGTTCATCGCCACGGCGAAGAGGCTGCGCGTGCTGCGGAGCTCGGATCTGAACGCGCCCTCG CTACGAGCGGCGCTGAGCCGGAAGAGGGGAGCAGCTGATCAGTGCTGA
- the LOC124646614 gene encoding auxin-responsive protein IAA16-like isoform X1: MAWNGSGDDESGLELSLGLPGYFSGSQGQAGSKEERNRGATGAKDRTNGSKTSRTLAAAAPVVGWPPVRSFRRNLASSSASKRPPADPRNGADDKAGYKGLFVKVNMDGVPIGRKVDLKAQCDYGNLSVAVDRLFRDLLAAQRNQRSCAEGNQPSITGLLDGSGEYTLVYEDDEGDQMLVGDVPWDMFIATAKRLRVLRSSDLNAPSLRAALSRKRGAADQC, from the exons atgGCTTGGAATGGTTCCGGCGACGACGAGAGTGGGCTCGAGCTGAGCCTCGGCTTGCCTGGGTACTTCTCCGGATCACAAGGCCAAGCAG GTTCCAAGGAGGAGAGGAACCGTGGTGCTACTGGGGCAAAGGATAGAACCAACGGCTCAAAGACAAG CAGAACGCTAGCGGCCGCGGCTCCGGTGGTGGGGTGGCCTCCGGTGCGCTCGTTCCGGCGGAacctggcctcctcctcggcgtccaAGCGGCCGCCCGCCGACCCACGCAACGGCGCCGACGACAAGGCCGGCTACAAGGGCCTGTTCGTGAAGGTGAACATGGACGGCGTCCCCATCGGCCGCAAGGTGGACCTGAAGGCGCAGTGCGACTACGGCAACCTCTCCGTCGCCGTCGACCGCCTCTTCCGGGACCTCCTCGCCG CTCAACGGAACCAGAGGTCCTGCGCGGAGGGGAACCAGCCGTCGATCACCGGACTGCTGGACGGCAGCGGCGAGTACACACTGGTGTACGAGGACGACGAGGGCGACCAGATGCTGGTCGGCGATGTCCCGTGGGA CATGTTCATCGCCACGGCGAAGAGGCTGCGCGTGCTGCGGAGCTCGGATCTGAACGCGCCCTCG CTACGAGCGGCGCTGAGCCGGAAGAGGGGAGCAGCTGATCAGTGCTGA
- the LOC124646614 gene encoding auxin-responsive protein IAA16-like isoform X4: MAWNGSGDDESGLELSLGLPGYFSGSQGQAGGVSCSKEERNRGATGAKDRTNGSKTSRTLAAAAPVVGWPPVRSFRRNLASSSASKRPPADPRNGADDKAGYKGLFVKVNMDGVPIGRKVDLKAQCDYGNLSVAVDRLFRDLLAAQRNQRSCAEGNQPSITGLLDGSGEYTLVYEDDEGDQMLVGDVPWE; the protein is encoded by the exons atgGCTTGGAATGGTTCCGGCGACGACGAGAGTGGGCTCGAGCTGAGCCTCGGCTTGCCTGGGTACTTCTCCGGATCACAAGGCCAAGCAGGTGGCGTTTCAT GTTCCAAGGAGGAGAGGAACCGTGGTGCTACTGGGGCAAAGGATAGAACCAACGGCTCAAAGACAAG CAGAACGCTAGCGGCCGCGGCTCCGGTGGTGGGGTGGCCTCCGGTGCGCTCGTTCCGGCGGAacctggcctcctcctcggcgtccaAGCGGCCGCCCGCCGACCCACGCAACGGCGCCGACGACAAGGCCGGCTACAAGGGCCTGTTCGTGAAGGTGAACATGGACGGCGTCCCCATCGGCCGCAAGGTGGACCTGAAGGCGCAGTGCGACTACGGCAACCTCTCCGTCGCCGTCGACCGCCTCTTCCGGGACCTCCTCGCCG CTCAACGGAACCAGAGGTCCTGCGCGGAGGGGAACCAGCCGTCGATCACCGGACTGCTGGACGGCAGCGGCGAGTACACACTGGTGTACGAGGACGACGAGGGCGACCAGATGCTGGTCGGCGATGTCCCGTGGGAGTAA